One stretch of Arachis hypogaea cultivar Tifrunner chromosome 20, arahy.Tifrunner.gnm2.J5K5, whole genome shotgun sequence DNA includes these proteins:
- the LOC112785955 gene encoding uncharacterized protein, with protein sequence MYTCPHVTGLGKMPRVGRFTKKACVDTACQQPQVGGHAASTSQRADCPIPPPIGSSAPTSSSLRPFRPPRTEPLPAPQASMNDVENSEPNAEADEVDSFDQHVDNLLAAQDAQKRKGRKTTEFWDVKTIESDGTIKQVKLSVKEAMKPPNGRKVVLRFNSALQPVGDEAGLLSGVMGLLGSDYTKFPISERDWRKVRTRDKVYNEIVKVKS encoded by the exons ATGTACACATGTCCTCATGTAACTGGG TTGGGAAAGATGCCTCGGGTAGGTCGTTTCACGAAGAAAGCCTGTGTAGACACAGCATGTCAGCAGCCTCAAGTGGGAGGTCATGCGGCTTCAACTTCGCAGAGAGCGGACTGCCCAATTCCGCCACCGATTGGCAGTAGTGCCCCCACATCCTCGTCTTTACGCCCCTTTCGTCCGCCCCGAACCGAACCACTGCCTGCTCCACAGGCTTCCATGAATGATGTTGAAAACTCGGAGCCGAACGCCGAGGCAGATGAGGTAGATTCTTTTGACCAACATGTTGATAACCTTTTAGCTGCACAGGATGCTCAGAAGCGCAAGGGACGCAAGACCACAGAATTTTGGGATGTTAAAACAATTG AATCCGATGGCACAATCAAACAAGTCAAACTGAGTGTGAAGGAAGCTATGAAGCCACCTAACGGAAGAAAGGTGGTACTCAGGTTTAACAGTGCACTGCAACCAGTTGGGGATGAAGCAGGTTTACTGAGCGGCGTTATGGGACTGCTAGGATCTGACTACACCAAATTCCCAATCAGCGAGAGGGACTGGAGAAAGGTTCGCACCAGGGACAAGGTCTATAATGAAATAGTAAAggtaaaat CTTAA
- the LOC112784516 gene encoding uric acid degradation bifunctional protein TTL-like, with translation MDLFLCASSILFCNAMIEASPFSSLEHAISFARNLWFNTLPIQSWLDTFSAHRHLSDAITFARGDIRMGLLQYLPEYRKKFGFGFVTSTNLRLSQQILEEVQARYQNSLQVELETASREEFTLIERRLTKLWERLSREKILEVSEETGEVVQDSMLEDDVAPDSSDEVVSKGHQPSIITFDLNKTPEENDIC, from the exons ATGGACCTCTTTCTTTGTGCCTCTAGCATCTTGTTTTGCAATGCAATGATCGAGGCCTCCCCGTTCTCTTCACTAGAGCACGCAATTTCATTCGCAAGAAACTTGTGGTTCAACACGTTGCCCATTCAGTCATGGCTGGACACATTCTCAGCACACAGGCACTTATCAGATGCTATTACTTTTGCGCGTGGGGATATTAGGATG GGATTGCTTCAATACCTACCAGAGTACCGCAAGAAATTCGGCTTCGGGTTCGTGACTAGCACGAACCTGCGCCTTTCGCAACAAATACTGGAGGAGGTGCAG GCACGATATCAGAATAGTCTGCAAGTTGAACTTGAAACGGCATCTCGGGAGGAATTCACTCTTATAGAAAGACGTCTTACGAAACTATGGGAAC GTTTGTCTCGGGAAAAGATTCTAGAAGTTTCGGAAGAGACTGGCGAGGTAGTTCAAGATTCAATGCTCGAAGATGACGTTGCGCCAGATAGTTCTGATGAGGTTGTCTCTAAAGGACACCAACCTTCCATCATAACCTTTGACCTCAATAAAACTCCAGAGGAGAATGATATTTGCTGA